In a genomic window of Sarcophilus harrisii chromosome 4, mSarHar1.11, whole genome shotgun sequence:
- the CENPL gene encoding centromere protein L: MDSLNVPEFTPKHGVPPRLKDYFTGASPFQKQLASVRKQTQFGQTPSRRKIPQCSPLQENVDPQKIAFLLNKQWTLYSLTPMYKFSYTNLKKYSTLLKAFVAAEKQKGLAVDMGEDFKFKVIFSILSGMKGTHRDPAAFLVQVVSKSQLSSNNSEDKVIWTGWFCCVHGDSLLENVPDDFTCLPLFLANGAESNTALIGTWFQKTFDCRFTRLTISAFNLSWMAAMWTSCNLEHYRAATELLWSVPCSPQSLDISYAINPEDAKALWDSVHQTPEEITQEEVDLFIDCLCSHFHRHFKINLSATRLVCVSTSVASAHTDGKIKILCSKYLIGVLTFLTELAVFQIE, from the exons ATGGACTCATTGAATGTGCCAGAATTCACTCCAAAACATGGGGTCCCTCCAAGGCTGAAAGATTACTTTACTGGTGCCAGCCCTTTTCAAAAACAACTAGCATCAGTCAGAAAGCAGACTCAGTTTGGTCAGACACCATCTCGAAGGAAAATTCCTCAGTGCTCACCATTGCAA gaaaatgttGACCCACAAAAGATTGCCTTTCTTCTGAATAAACAGTGGACCTTATATTCGCTGACTCCCATGTATAAGTTCTCCTACACTAATCTTAAAAAGTATTCTACACTTCTAAAGGCTTTCGTTGCTGCTGAAAAGCAGAAAGGACTGGCTGTGGACATGGGAGAGGATTTTaaattcaaagtgattttctccaTTCTCTCAGGAATGAAAGGAACACATCGGGACCCTGCAGCATTTCTTGTTCAG gtTGTATCCAAATCCCAACTATCATCAAATAATTCAGAAGATAAAGTGATATGGACAGGTTGGTTTTGCTGTGTACATGGAGACAGTCTTCTAGAGAATGTGCCAGATGATTTTACCTGTCTACCTTTGTTCCTTGCAAATGGAGCAGAGTCTAATACAGCCTTAATTGGAACTTGGTTTCAGAAAACCTTTGATTGTCGCTTTACTCGATTAACAATTAGTGCATTCAATCTTTCCTGGATGGCTGCTATGTGGACTTCATGCAATCTGGAACATTATAGGGCTGCTACAGAATTGCTTTGGTCTGTACCCTGTAGCCCTCAGAGTTTGGACATTTCTTATGCAATAAATCCTGAAGATGCAAAAGCTTTGTGGGACAGTGTCCACCAAACACCCGAGGAAATAACACAGGAGGAAGTGGACCTATTCATAGACTGCCTTTGTTCACATTTTCACAGACATTTCAAAATCAATTTATCAGCTACAAGATTGGTCTGTGTGTCAACATCTGTAGCTTCTGCACATACTGATGGGAAAATAAAG aTTCTTTGTAGCAAATATCTGATTGGAGTGTTGACATTTCTGACAGAACTGGCAGTTTTTCAAATTGAGTGA